In Ipomoea triloba cultivar NCNSP0323 chromosome 15, ASM357664v1, one genomic interval encodes:
- the LOC116006312 gene encoding cyclin-A2-1-like has translation MRHANMKNVSSNVDENAMPITRSRAKALASSGGLPPVNPSTNQDGKPLTRAKSKRGASDENKQTTGATSGQPKKRAALKDVSNVVCESASLNCMWETRMQSKKHPAKRTAKVTPAILVNKRPHLQVNTKQNIIEEHNEVKAEALQELQSPTNFTQSTLTQQSECDAIKQCGIPDLMPMHKSTSMTVTQQSTSTGDEHKLCKKEGLDSLGISLISDIDSKHRDPQMCSLYAPDIYTNLHAMELDRRLSSCFMERIQRDITKGMRGILIDWLVEVSEEYRLVPDTLYLTVNLIDRFLSENYIEKQKLQLLGVTCMLIACKYEEICAPRAEEFCLITDNTYTKEQVVKMESCVLNLLGFRLSIPTTKKFLRRFIQAAQASYEVPSVELEFMANYLAELTLIDYSFLKFLPSLIAASAVFLAQWTLDQSKHPWNPTLEHYTRYKASELKTTVSALQDLQLNANQCSLKAICEKYKQPKFKCVATLTSPNLLQSLFSESKVLSF, from the exons ATGAGGCATGCAAATATGAAAAATGTGTCTTCTAACGTTGATGAGAATGCAATGCCTATCACAAGATCTCGGGCTAAGGCCTTAGCTTCTTCTGGAGGCCTACCCCCTGTAAACCCTTCAACCAATCAAGATGGGAAACCACTCACAAGAGCAAAGTCAAAAAGAGGAGCATCAGATGAGAATAAACAAACTACTGGTGCTACTTCTGGTCAGCCAAAGAAAAGAGCTGCTCTGAAGGATGTCTCAAATGTAGTCTGTGAAAGTGCATCCTTGAACTGCATGTGGGAAACCAGAATGCAG AGTAAGAAACACCCAGCTAAGAGAACGGCTAAGGTGACACCTGCTATCTTAGTCAATAAAAGGCCACATCTTCAAGTGAATACGaaacaaaatataattgaaGAACACAATGAAGTAAAGGCTGAGGCATTGCAAGAACTCCAGTCACCAACAAACTTCACACAAAGTACGTTAACTCAGCAAAGCGAGTGTGATGCCATAAAGCAATGTGGTATACCAGATCTTATGCCTATGCACAAGAGTACCTCAATGACTGTTACACAACAGAGTACATCAACAGGAG ATGAACACAAACTTTGCAAAAAAGAGGGCTTGGATAGTCTAGGGATTTCACTCATTTCAGACATAGATTCAAAGCACAGGGATCCACAAATGTGCAGTTTGTATGCCCCTGATATATACACAAATCTACATGCTATGGAG CTAGACCGCAGGCTTTCTTCCTGTTTCATGGAAAGGATACAACGGGACATTACCAAGGGTATGCGAGGCATACTGATTGATTGGCTTGTTGAG gttTCTGAAGAATACAGGCTAGTTCCAGACACATTGTATCTGACTGTGAATCTCATTGATCGGTTTCTCTCAGAAAATTACATTGAGAAACAAAAACTGCAACTGCTTGGTGTGACATGCATGCTCATTGCTTG CAAGTATGAAGAAATTTGTGCACCTCGCGCTGAAGAGTTTTGCCTTATTACTGACAACACCTACACGAAAGAACAGGTTGTGAAAATGGAAAGCTGTGTTCTGAACCTTTTGGgctttcgactttcaattccaACCACTAAGAAGTTCCTCAG GCGATTCATTCAAGCAGCACAAGCTTCCTATGAG GTTCCATCTGTTGAACTTGAATTCATGGCAAATTATTTGGCGGAGTTAACTCTAATTGACTATAGTTTCCTTAAGTTTCTTCCATCTCTTATTGCTGCTTCTGCTGTATTTCTAGCTCAATGGACTCTCGATCAATCAAAACACCCATGG AATCCGACCTTGGAGCATTACACTAGATACAAGGCATCGGAGCTGAAAACTACTGTCTCAGCTCTGCAGGATTTACAGCTGAATGCTAATCAGTGCAGCCTTAAAGCCATATGTGAAAAGTACAAGCAGCCAAAG TTCAAGTGCGTGGCAACTCTGACTTCCCCAAATCTGCTTCAATCGCTGTTCTCGGAATCAAAGGTTCTGTCTTTCTGA
- the LOC116007003 gene encoding ABC transporter G family member 32-like has product MWSPKEIMFSRIAQSGGCSDEEALIKAALQRSPTVFRARNSVFIGQDGEVSVLDVGKLKEQEQEQVLEKMVAAIDEDTELFFRRVRQRFEAVDLEFPKVEVRFQDLKVDAFVHEGSRALPTIPNFIFNMTEAFLRKLRMFPSRRKRLSVLNNISGILRPSRLTLLLGPPSSGKTTLLLALAGRLGPGLKMSGKITYNGHNLNEFVPQRTSAYVSQRDWHIAEMTVRETMEFSGLCQGNGFKHDLLIELLRREKSAGITPDPDLDMFIKAVALGEQTSTVVDYLLKILGLDICANTLVGDEMLKGISGGQKKRLTTGELLVGNSRVLLMDEISTGLDSSTTYQIIKYLKHSTHAFSGTTLVSLLQPDPETYSLFDDVILLSEGQIVYQGPRESALDFFLFMGFRCPPRKNVADFLQEITSEKDQGQYWFLNSQYSYVPTSKFVESFQSFHVGNSLANDLSIPFDKSCSHPAALSARTYGVKRAELLKIGFQWQMLLLKRNAFVLVFKFTQLLLIILIMMSVFFRSTMHHNSLEDGAVYLGALYFAILMVLFNGFLEVPMIIAKLPVLYKHRDLRLYPCWAFTIPSWIVSIPTSLAESIIWVAATYYVVGFDPQITRCLKQFLLYLSLHQMSIGLFRVMASLGRNMVVANTFGSFAMLVVMALGGFVLSRDSIPVWWIWGYWISPLMYAQNAASVNEFRGHSWDKNAEGTTLSLGEMLLKARSLFSEDYWYWIGVGALLGYTVLFNILFTLFLTYLNPIGSQQAVAPKRKQNGQGNGSSSIIQLSEFLQHSHSFTGKKIKKGMVLPFQPLSMSFSDINYYVDTPLELKHEGLVADRLRLLVNVSGAFRPGVLTALVGVSGAGKTTLMDVLAGRKTGGHIEGTIYISGHPKKQETFARVSGYCEQNDVHSPCLTVHESILFSACLRLSSQVDLKTQKAFVEQVMELVELTPLGGALVGLPGVDGLSTEQRKRLTIAIELVANPSIVFMDEPTSGLDARAAAIVMRTVRNIVDTGRTIVCTIHQPSIDIFESFDELLLMKRGGELIYAGPLGTNSRRLIEYFEAIEGVPKIRAGYNPAAWVLEVTSTAEESRLGVDFAEIYRRSDLFQQNKEMVERLSKPNADSVELNFPRKYSQSFFGQFWACLWKQNLSYWRNPQYTAVRFFYTVIISLMFGSICWKFGSKRDTQQDILNAMGSMYAAVLFIGITNASSVQPVVYIERFVSFRERAAGMYSALPFAFAQVTVEFPYVFIQTLIYSTIFYFMASFEWNAWKFVWYICFMFLTLLYFTFFGMMTTAVTPNHNIAAIIAAPFYMMWNLFSGFMISRMRIPIWWRWYYWANPVAWSLYGLLTSQYGDVNDNVRLPDGVNSLPIKDFLREEFGFRHDFLGVAIVAVCGFCLLFAVTFGFAIKYFNFQRR; this is encoded by the exons ATGTGGAGTCCCAAAGAAATCATGTTTTCAAGAATTGCCCAGAGTGGTGGGTGCAGTGATGAGGAGGCACTCATCAAGGCTGCCCTGCAGAGGTCTCCCACCGTCTTTCGTGCCCGTAATTCGGTCTTTATTGGCCAGGATGGAGAGGTCTCTGTGCTGGATGTTGGGAAGCTCAAAGAGCAGGAACAGGAGCAGGTGTTGGAGAAGATGGTTGCTGCAATTGATGAGGATACCGAGCTGTTCTTCCGAAGAGTTAGGCAGAGATTTGAGGC GGTTGATTTAGAGTTTCCAAAGGTTGAAGTTCGGTTTCAAGATCTTAAGGTGGATGCATTTGTCCATGAAGGGAGTAGAGCCTTGCCAACAATCCCCAATTTCATATTCAACATGACAGAG GCATTCTTGAGAAAGTTGAGGATGTTTCCCAGCCGGAGGAAGCGGTTGTCTGTCCTAAATAACATCAGTGGCATTCTAAGGCCTTCAAG GCTGACTCTTCTTCTCGGCCCTCCAAGCTCTGGGAAGACTACATTGCTTTTGGCTCTTGCCGGGCGCCTTGGGCCTGGTTTGAAG ATGTCGGGGAAGATTACATACAATGGGCACAATCTGAATGAGTTTGTGCCTCAGAGAACGTCTGCATATGTCAGCCAGCGCGATTGGCACATTGCAGAGATGACTGTAAGGGAGACAATGGAGTTCTCTGGACTTTGTCAGGGCAATGGCTTTAAGCATG ATTTGCTCATTGAACTTTTGAGAAGAGAGAAGAGTGCTGGAATAACCCCTGATCCTGATCTTGATATGTTTATTAAG GCAGTAGCACTTGGAGAGCAGACAAGTACTGTTGTGGATTACTTATTAAAG ATTTTAGGATTGGATATTTGCGCGAATACATTAGTGGGAGATGAAATGCTAAAAGGGATCTCAGGGGGGCAGAAGAAGCGTCTTACAACAG GTGAATTGCTAGTGGGAAACTCGAGGGTGCTGTTAATGGATGAGATTTCGACTGGCCTTGATAGCTCGACTACCTATCAAATCATCAAGTATCTAAAGCATTCGACTCATGCTTTCAGCGGGACTACATTGGTTTCTCTGTTGCAGCCTGATCCCGAAACTTACAGCCTGTTCGACGATGTGATTCTGCTTAGTGAAGGGCAGATAGTGTATCAGGGACCGCGTGAAAGTGCTCTCGATTTCTTCTTGTTTATGGGTTTTAGATGCCCTCCTAGAAAAAATGTTGCTGATTTTCTGCAAGAG ATTACATCTGAGAAGGATCAAGGGCAGTATTGGTTCCTTAATAGCCAGTACAGCTATGTACCTACGTCGAAATTTGTGGAGAGCTTTCAGTCCTTCCATGTTGGTAACTCTCTGGCAAATGATCTGTCGATTCCTTTCGACAAGAGTTGCAGTCACCCAGCAGCTTTGTCGGCTAGAACGTATGGGGTGAAACGGGCCGAGCTTCTAAAGATTGGTTTCCAATGGCAGATGCTACTGCTGAAGCGAAACGCGTTTGTTCTTGTTTTCAAGTTCACCCAG CTTCTTTTGATCATTCTGATCATGATGAGTGTGTTCTTTCGGTCCACAATGCATCACAATAGTCTGGAAGATGGAGCTGTGTATCTCGGTGCACTTTACTTTGCGATTCTTATGGTTCTCTTCAATGGCTTTTTGGAGGTTCCTATGATAATAGCCAAGCTTCCAGTCCTTTATAAGCACAGAGATTTACGGCTCTACCCGTGTTGGGCATTTACGATTCCCTCTTGGATTGTGAGTATTCCCACTTCACTTGCAGAATCCATAATATGGGTTGCAGCCACATATTATGTAGTCGGGTTTGATCCTCAAATAACAAG GTGCCTCAAGCAGTTCCTTTTGTATCTCTCCTTGCACCAGATGTCAATAGGCCTTTTTCGCGTGATGGCCTCATTAGGCCGGAACATGGTAGTTGCCAACACTTTTGGATCTTTCGCGATGTTGGTTGTCATGGCTCTTGGTGGATTTGTTCTTTCCAGAG ATAGCATCCCGGTTTGGTGGATCTGGGGTTACTGGATTTCTCCTTTGATGTATGCCCAGAATGCAGCTTCTGTGAACGAGTTTCGGGGTCATTCGTGGGATAAG AATGCTGAGGGCACTACGTTGTCGTTGGGAGAGATGTTACTGAAGGCTCGGAGCTTATTTTCCGAGGATTATTGGTATTGGATTGGAGTTGGTGCTTTGCTGGGATATACAGTATTGTTCAACATTCTCTTCACCTTATTTCTTACTTATCTCAACC CGATTGGGAGCCAGCAGGCAGTTGCTCCTAAGAGGAAGCAAAATGGCCAAGGAAATGGCTCCTCCAGCATCATTCAGCTTTCCGAATTTTTGCAGCACTCACACTCCTTTACAG GAAAGAAGATTAAGAAAGGCATGGTTCTTCCTTTTCAGCCTCTTTCGATGTCATTCAGCGACATCAACTATTATGTTGATACTCCTCTG GAGCTTAAGCATGAGGGGCTAGTAGCAGATAGACTGAGGTTGTTAGTGAATGTCAGTGGAGCGTTTCGGCCAGGGGTGCTTACTGCATTGGTTGGTGTCAGTGGCGCTGGAAAAACTACCTTGATGGATGTTTTGGCAGGTAGAAAAACCGGGGGACATATCGAGGGTACTATATACATTTCCGGTCATCCCAAGAAACAAGAAACCTTTGCAAGAGTGTCTGGTTACTGTGAGCAGAATGATGTTCATTCCCCATGCTTAACTGTCCATGAGTCCATACTTTTTTCTGCTTGTCTCCGATTATCCTCTCAGGTTGACTTGAAAACGCAGAAG GCTTTTGTGGAGCAGGTTATGGAGCTAGTTGAATTGACACCATTAGGCGGGGCGTTGGTTGGCCTTCCCGGGGTTGATGGACTGTCAACTGAGCAGAGGAAGCGTCTGACAATTGCTATCGAGCTTGTTGCTAACCCCTCGATCGTTTTCATGGATGAACCGACGTCTGGGCTTGATGCCAGGGCTGCTGCAATTGTGATGAGAACTGTGAGGAACATTGTTGACACTGGAAGGACTATTGTCTGCACAATCCACCAGCCCAGCATCGATATCTTTGAATCATTCGATGag CTTCTGCTCATGAAAAGAGGTGGAGAGCTCATCTATGCTGGTCCCCTGGGCACGAATTCGCGCAGActaattgaatattttgag GCAATCGAAGGGGTTCCGAAAATCAGAGCTGGATACAACCCTGCAGCTTGGGTTCTTGAGGTCACATCGACAGCAGAGGAAAGCCGGCTTGGTGTAGACTTTGCAGAAATTTATCGTAGATCAGATCTGTTTCA GCAAAATAAGGAAATGGTGGAGAGGCTAAGCAAGCCAAATGCAGATTCAGTGGAGTTAAACTTTCCAAGAAAGTATTCCCAGTCATTTTTTGGCCAGTTCTGGGCTTGTCTTTGGAAGCAGAATCTGTCCTACTGGCGAAATCCACAGTACACAGCAGTGCGGTTCTTCTACACGGTCATCATCTCGTTGATGTTCGGATCGATATGCTGGAAATTTGGCTCCAAAAG GGATACTCAGCAGGATATTCTGAATGCCATGGGATCAATGTATGCAGCTGTTCTTTTCATCGGAATCACAAACGCCTCTTCTGTGCAGCCCGTGGTTTACATCGAAAGATTCGTTTCGTTTCGAGAAAGAGCAGCCGGGATGTATTCTGCCCTACCATTCGCTTTTGCACAG gTTACTGTCGAGTTCCCCTACGTGTTCATACAGACACTTATTTACAGCACAATCTTCTACTTCATGGCGTCTTTCGAGTGGAACGCTTGGAAGTTTGTTTGGTACATATGTTTCATGTTCCTCACCTTACTATACTTCACTTTCTTTGGGATGATGACCACTGCTGTGACCCCAAATCACAACATTGCTGCCATCATTGCTGCACCCTTCTATATGATGTGGAATCTCTTCAGCGGCTTCATGATTTCGCGCATG AGAATCCCGATATGGTGGAGATGGTACTACTGGGCAAACCCGGTGGCGTGGAGTCTATACGGGCTTCTAACATCACAATATGGAGATGTAAATGACAATGTGAGACTACCTGATGGGGTTAACTCTCTGCCAATCAAAGACTTTCTCAGAGAGGAGTTCGGGTTCAGGCACGATTTCCTGGGCGTGGCGATCGTCGCTGTGTGCGGTTTCTGCCTGCTTTTCGCAGTCACATTCGGTTTCGCAATCAAATACTTCAACTTCCAGAGAAGGTGA